GTTCGGCATAATAGATATCAGTGTCGCCGTAGCCGCCGGGTTGGTCTGAGACAAAGTACAGCACCTGTCCGTCAGGGGAAAGGGCCGGGTGTCCCACACTGTATTCCTCTACCTTGTTATAGGCAAAGGGCTTCACGTCTGACCAGGAAGATCCATCGCGGCGCGCTGAGAAGATCTCCAGGCGGTTCACATAGTCACTGGAAAGGGCTTTCTTTACCCAACTGGTAGGGTCTACGTTAATGTCTTTCTGCTTTTTCTCCACCATGTGGGTGCGGGTGAAATACATGGTGGTGTTGGCGCTGTCCAGCACGGCGGGGCCGTCATGGTAGATAGAGTTCAGGGTAGAGCCGGCAATCACCGGCATCTGCCAGGTGCTGTCTGCGTTGCGCTGGGCGTAGAACATCTGCAGATACGGGCGGCCGGTCCAGCCGTAAGTGCCAGCGTCAATGTCTTTGTTGCTGCTCACGTTGCCACCCCGGTCTGAGGTGAACAAGATTCCCTGGTCATACACGGTAGGGCTGAAATCGGCGTTGCCGGAATTGATAGCAGTTTCATTCACCACAATAGCGGAGGCGGGTTCTTCCAGCAGCTTGAGCGCGGCGTCAGAGGCCTGGGCCTTGGCATTGGCTTTGGCGGCCTCGGCGGGCACCTTCATGGCGTAATTCTGGTACTGGGTCTTGGCCTCAAAGTACTTGCCGTTGCTTCTCAGGGCCTCAGCGAAGTAGTACATATTGATAGGGTCTGCCTCGGGCATGGCCACCACTTTGGCGTACCATTCCTCGGCCTCCTTGGTGCGGCCGGTCAGGCGGTAGGCATCTGCCAGTCGCTGGGCGCCTTTCAGGTCCGGGGTCTTCTCAGAAAATACCTCCTGGTATTCTTCAATAGCCAGGGAGTAGTCATAGTTCTCGTACAGTCGGTCCGCTTTGCGGGTGGTCTGGCAGCCGCCTAAGGCTAAGCTACCGGCAAGAAATGTAAGTAAAAGCGATTTGTATATAGTAGACATAAGCTGCGTCAGGTTAAAATTAGAAATACCGCGGGGTAACCATTTTGGTAGGTTCCTTCTTCAGGAAGCTATAGCCAACAGATATTTCATGGGTGCTCAGGTCATTCAGGTTGCCGTGCAGCGTAAAGTCATAGGCATAGCCCAAGCGCATGCGCTTGGTCACAAACAGCTCGGCCATGGCCACTAACGCATCTTTGGAGCTCAGGCCTTTGGCCTCAAAGTCATTCTTGAAGATGTTCATGGCCGTACGGTAGCTGGCGCCCAGCCAGATGCGCTCGCCAAACAGGAAGAAAGCGTTGAAGTCTACGTTGGTAGGGCCGTCAAAATTCTCCTTGAGCATAATGCTGGGTTTCACCTTGATGTTATGGCTGATGTCTGCCACGTACCCAATGTTGAAGAAGTAATGGCGCTCCGGGTCATAGTTGATGTCTTTGTCAATGCCCAATAAATCGGTCACGGAAACGCCCGCGTAGAAACGCTCTGTGTGGTAGAAGATACCGGCCTTCAAGCTGGGGCTCCAGGTGGTTTCCTTCTGGGCAGCTATTACTGCGGGGTCCATTTGGTCATTGCCGGTGATCAGCTTGGAGCCGTCAACGGCAAAGTGGGAAATGCCCGCGGCCAAGCCGAAGGAAAGGATGCCCGTCTCGCTTACCGGTAACTTCACGGCGGCGTCTACCTCAAGGTTCTTGCGGTTCTGCGCGAAAATCTCATCGCGGGTGGCATGGAAGCCAAGGCCTATGCGTTCGTTTTTGGTAAGCCCGTCAATACTGAAGGTCTGGGTGTTGGGAGCGCCTTTAAGGCCGGTCCACTGCGTGCGGTGGAAGGCGTTCAAGGTAAGGGTTTCCTTGCTGCCGGCGTAGGCCGGGTTGATCACCAGTTGGTTGAAAATATACTGGGAAAACTGTGACCGGTGTTGTGCCCAACTGCTGGCCGTGGAGGCCAGCAGGGTGAGCATTACTATTATAATTCGTTTCATTTCTACTGGGAATTAATGTTTTGGAAAATGGCAGACGCTTAGCGTACTACCTGCACCGGACCTCTGAATACCTGGTCTTTGCCGTCACAGCCTCTCACGCGCAACACGTAGAAGTAGGTGGCTTCCTCTAGGCCGGTGGCCATCCAGTTATTCCTGTAATTTTTGGTCTTGAAGATCTCGTTGCCCCAACGGTTGTAGACGGTCAGGTCATTGTCCGGGAAGTTCAACAGGTTCCGGATGACGAAGCTGTCATTGATGCCGTCGCCGTTCGGGCTGAACACCGTAGGGATCACAATTTCAGTACCTGCGTCTGCGGCTCTTACCTCTACAGAGGCGGCTGCGCTTGGGCAGGTAGACCCGGTGGCGTTGCTGGCGGTCACGGTTAAGGTGCCTACCGCATTGGCGTTGGTAGCTTTCAGGGTTACAGACGTACCGGTCATGGTAGTGCTGTTGTCTGTGAAGGTGAAGCCGGCCGGGGCCGTCCAGGTGTAGGTAACACCGGCAGTTGGGTTAGAGATGCTGTAGGTTAAGCCTGTGCATGGCCCGCTGTTGTCTACAATGACCGGAGTAGCTGGTGCCGCGCCCGGAGTCACGTCTGGGGTTGAAGCAGTGGCCGTTCCGCAAGGATTGGAAGCCACTACCGTTACTTTACCTAGGCCAGTGCCTGCTTTCACTTGCACGGTGGTGCCGGTGGCAGCACTGATTCTTTCCCAGCCGGTGCCGGTTACGGTCCAGGTATAGGTAACGCCTGCCTCTGGTTGGGCTATGCTGTACTGGTAGGTAGCTCCGGCACAAAGTGCGGTGGCGGGGCTGGTGATAACCGGGGTGGCCGGGGCCGCTCTCACGATCAACTCAATAGGGAAGGCCTGGCTGTTCTGGCAGTTTCCGGTGGTTACCGCCACCACGGTTAAGGCATAGGTGCCTGGGGCCGTATTGGCACCTGCTCTAATAGTAAAGCCAGTGAGCGACTGTGATTCAATGGTCAAGCCGCTGTTCATCGGTACTACTATGGCCAGGTTGGTAACCCCCGCTGATACATTGCTTACCGTGTAGGTAACGCTACCGCCGGTGCATACTTCCTGGGCACCTACCACGTTTGGACGCGCTGGGCGCACGCAGATGGTAGCCTGGTCAGTGCCGCCGCCGTTGCCAATCACGGCAATGTTGGTGATCTCGCCAATAGCGGTGGTTTTGGCGGTAAGGCGTAAGGTGGCCGTTTGGTTGGCCGGTAAGGTGCCAATGGTCCAGATGCCGGTGTTGGCGTCATAGGTGCCACGGTCGGCGTCTGCCGGTGGAACAAAGGTCAGGCCCGCTGGAAGTTTGTCTTCCACAGTGACATTGGTCGCGTCAGCAGCCCCGGAATTGGTTACTCTAATGGTGTAGATGACATTGTCGCCAATAACGAAGGTAGAGCCGTTGGCGGTTTTGGTGATGCTGAGGTTGGCCGTGCCGGTTCCGCCGCCACCTCCTCCTCCACCACTTGAGCCGATAGGTTCTGGTAAGGAGATGTTATTGTTATTGAGAGTGATATCACCGGAGGTGGAAAGCACGCGGCCTACCAGGGTGGTGCAAAGGCTCAACAGGGCATTGTTCTGAGCGATGATATTGCCACTTAAGGTAGAGGGAGTTCCAATAAGGCCTCCGGTGCCTATGGTCACGTTACCGGTTACTCTAAAGAAGACGTTATTGGGGTTGGCGTTGATCACGTTAATGGCAGAGCCTGCGTCAATGACCAGATCTCCGTTCACCTGAATAATGAAAACGGAGCCGGGGTTGCTCTGGCCGTCAAACTTCAGGCGGCCGCTAATGCGGGCATTGCCGTCAAAACGGTACACGCCTCTGGTAAGGGTGGTGCCGCGTACGGCAGCCTCACTGGGGATAAAGCCGGCGCCTAAGGTTTGGCCGGTAAGGTTCTGGGTGGGGGTGAACTGGGCTAATTCATTGTAGACCCGCACAACATCAGATTTGGCGGTGGCTGCTGCCACAGTGCCGCGCTCAGTGTCTCCTAAGACTATGCCGGTAGGGAAACCGGTCACTAAAAGCCCTGGCGATGTGCCCAGGTCTCCGTAGATAATACTGCTGCCGGTGCTGTTAACCGCATTACTTCCCAGTACCGCAAACTCGCCGGCCATTCCTAAAGAAGGGGCGGTTAATGTCTGCGCATAGGTAGTGGAGGAAATAGCAAACAAAGCTGCTATTACGAGTAAAAGTTTATTCATGTGAGGTGAAAAAGGAGGGTGTGATGACTGTAATCTTAAATATTCCTATATATGAATGAATCCTGTGCATGTACTTGCCTTTCTTATAAAGGTTTTGCCTTGTTAGAAAGATGCAAAATAAGAGGCGGGTGGGAGGGCGTGAATTCTTACGAGGGAAAGAGAATTACAGGGTGGACTTATGGACTTTTGATCATAATAAATGGGTTTGCATGCTAGTGAATCATTGCATGACTGTGCAAGGTAGGTGGAAATGAGAAAGCAAACCAATTTATTATTCGTTTATAAGTATCATAGTGGCTCTGGAGTGCTGTTTGTAATTTTATTCTTTTTGTGCAAAAATTTGGTTCTACGTAAAATCATGAAAAGTTAATATATAGTACAAATACGATGGAAATAGTTCAAAAAAGTAGGCATAGAAAAGCCCCTCTGGTAGGAGGGGCTTTTCTATGCCTACTTTTTTGAAAAGAGCTAAAATCTATACGTGCACGTGGCGCTCAGCGTGGTAAGAGGACCGCACCAAGGGACCAGACTCCACGTACTTGAGGCCGCGGCGCAAACCTTCTTCTTTGTAGTGGGCGAACAGGTCCGGGTGAATGAACTCGGCTACCTCCAGGTGCATTTTGGTGGGTTGCAGGTACTGGCCCAGCGTCAGGATGTCCAGGCCGACGGCTGCTAAGTCATCCATGGCTTCATACACTTGCTCCTGCGTTTCTCCCAGCCCTAGCATGATGCCGGTCTTGGTGCGCTTGCCGTATTCTTTGATGCGTCTGAGTTGCTCCATGCTACGGTCATACTTCGCCTGGGGCCTTACCTGGCGGTACAGGTTTTTTACGGTCTCAATGTTATGCGATACCACTTCCTGGCCCGCGGAGATCATCACCTCCAGGGCTTCCCAGTTCGCTTTCACGTCTGGGATAAGGGTTTCAATGGTGGTCTCCGGCGAAAGCTGCTTGATAAGGGCAATGGTCTCATGCCAAACGGCAGCGCCGCGGTCCTTGAGCTCGTCACGGTTCACCGAGGTGATGACCGCATGTTTCACGCCCATGAGTTGAATGGCTTCCGCTACGCGGCGGGGTTCGTCCAGGTCATATTCAGTGGGGCGGCCCGTGGCCACGGCGCAGAAAGAGCACGATCGGGTACAAACGTTGCCCAGAATCATGAACGTGGCCGTGCCGGCTCCCCAGCACTCCCCCATGTTCGGGCAATTTCCGCTTTCGCAGATGGTGTGTAGTTTATAGGTGTCTACCAGTTGTCTGACTTTGGCGTATTCTTTGCCCACCGGCAGTTTTACGCGCAGCCAATCTGGCTTACGGGGTTTAGTTTGAGCTTCAGCGGGTTGTATAACCGGCAGTGCAATCAATTGATCCATGTCGCAAAGGTACTAAGTGAGGAGCGGATAGACAAAAAACAGCCGGACAGGAGGGATCGTTCAACGGCGGCGACCATAATACAGGGTCAGGTAAACGGAAAGGAAAGTGTTGTTATTAGACGCCTGCGGAATAATGTCCAGCTTGCCAGCGAAGGCCTCATAGAGTAGGCCCACCTCAATACCGGTTACGCTTTCCATGTAGCGGCCGTACTCAAAGCTGACGCCCGCCTTGGCGTTGGCGCCTACCCTGAAATGCGGTTCGGCAAGGCCGGTGAACACCCCAGAACTGCCTAATATGTGCGTGTCTGGCTGGGTATGGACTCTGGGGTCATATTGCTCCGTGCGGATGTCTGAGGGGCCAATGGGCTGCCGGTTCACGTCATAGGGCGTGTAGTCATACTGAATGTAATAGGGCGCCAGAATACCAATGGAAGGGCCCGCGGCCACTACGCCGTTCACCTGCACGCCAGACTCGGCGGCTTTTCTAAAGAAAGTGTATTCACGGCCGTACTGCGGGCGCAGCACAAACAGGTAATTGCTTTTGCCTTTAATGTAGGTGCCGCCGGTATAGGGGTTTTGGTAGCGTATTTCTTTGGGGTGCTTTACCTCTACGCCCTCCAGGGCCCAGAACTGGTACCATTTGCCGCCCATGTGGTACACCTGTTTGATCATAGCCCCACCTAAGAGGCCGCCGTTTGAGTTGAAGTTAAGGCCGTAGGTGAATTCTCTGGAATAGCCTTCCTCTTCTTCTGCGGTCTGCGCCATGGCCAGGCCCACAGGAAGAAAGCTCACCAGCACCAGCACAAGTAGGAATCTGCGCACAGGATAGAAGGCTAAGTTTCGTTTAAAAGTAAGTAACTTTACAGGCACCTGCAAATCTTAAAAAGTACGACAATGAGTTCAATGACGCTAACATATTCTGGCCAGCTCAGAACCCAGGGAACCCACGTGGCCTCTGGTAATACGGTAATCACAGATGCGCCTCTTGACAATAACGGCCGGGGGGAAGCCTACTCGCCAACAGATCTGGTGTGCAGCGCCCTGGGCAGCTGTATGATGACCATTATGGGCATTGTGGCCGAACGCAACGCCATTGACCTGACTGGCATGCATATGGCCATCACCAAAAAAATGGCCGCAGACCCACGGCGCATCGCTGAGATTGTGCTGGAGGTGCAAATGCCCGCCAGAATTTTTTCAGACAAAGAAAAGGCCCTGCTGGAAAATGCCGCCCGTACCTGCCCGGTGGCCCTGAGCCTGCACCCAGACACTACCCAAACCGTTACATTTCTGTACGCGTAACGCTGATATAGAACGTAATAAACAGACTATTAGATATAGTAAAATCCCGTTTTAGGCACGTTTTCAGAAAACAAGGCCTAAAACGGGATTTCTTCTTTCTACCCTAAACAGAGCGCTTCTTTACCTCCTGCAGGTTAATGCTCAAATGGGACCCGTGGTAGTGGCACTGACCGTCTTTGATGAGCAACAGCTGCGGCGACTCATGGCGTACTTCAAATACCTGGGCTATTTCATTGGAGATGGGCCGGTTGGCAATAAGGTCCAGGTAATAGGGTTTCACTTGGCCCAGGTCTGCGTCTGCCCACTGGCGCTCCAGGCGGCTTTTGGCCGTGGCGCTAATGGAACAGTGGGTGCTGTGCTTGAAGATGACCACCGGTTGCTCCTTAGACTCTTCTTTTATCTGGGTGAGTTGATCTATACTGGTTAAATGATGCCACTGCATAGTAATCTGGGTAAAAGTAAGCTGGTAAATTTAGTTTCCTCTGGCCCTGGCCGGCGCGCCTTTTTTGGAGAACCACTTGGTTTTTACCATGGCGGTGCCATCTTCATTGATGGGCATTTCCTCCTTTTTCTTGGTCTTCTTCATCTTGCGGCCCGTCTCACCATTGCGGAAGTTGTACGCATGAACGTTAAGATGTGATTCATCATAATCTGAAGTAACCTTTTTGGCGTCTTTAAGGCTGTTTTTGACTTCCTTTTTCTGCTGGCTGCGGGTAAGGTAGCCTGTTTGGGCGGCAGCGGGGGAAGAGGCCAGGATTAACACAGCCAGAATAACGGTGAGGGAAAGCGATAGTAAAGCGTGTTTCATTTTAGTCCTACTCGTTCTAGTAAACTTCTTTTCCGTTTGGGGACCGGTATAAAGGTTTTCTTTTTGGTAAGCAGTCCCTTTTTATTGAAATCCATGTCACGACCTCCCAGGTCGCGGCCTTCGTTGGCCTGGTCCTCAGGAGTAGGTTCGCTTTTCTTGCCTAACCCTAAGAGGGAGAACTTCTTCTTCCCGGACACATCTGGGCAGGCAATTCTGGAGGAGTTACATCCTTCCAGAGCAAGGCTCACCACCAGAACCCACAACACCAAAGCAAACCTTTTCTTCATGATTGGTAAATCAACTAACTGTATACGAGGACTAAACAATATTGGCTGCTGGTTTCTGTTTTGGGCCTGTTTTGTTGAAAACAGGCCCAAAACAGAAAGGCTGGCCGTTTTACTAAAAGCTTAAAAGCGCTTCTACTTTCTCGCGCAGGCGTTTCACGGGCAGGAACTCCTGCTCCAACGGAGGGGCGAACGGAATGGCGGTGTCCAGGCTGCCTACCCGTATCACCGGGCCATCCAGCTGCGTGAAGCAGTTCTCAGAGATCCAGGCGGCAATCTCGGCGCCAATGCCGCCGGTGAGCGTGTCTTCATGCAGCACAATCACGCGGCCGGTTTTGTGCACGGTCTGGCGCACGGCCTCCTTGTCCCATGGCAGCAGGGTGCGCAGGTCCAGCACATCGGCGCTCACGTCTGGCATGGTCTGCAGGAGCTGCTTGGCCCAGTGCACGCCCATGCCGTAGGTGATGATGGAGAAGTCGGTGCCTTCCTGCACCAGGCGGGCACGCCCGATTTCCAGGGTGTAGTAATCGTCCGGAACAGGCTCGGCAATGGAGCGGTACAGCAGCTTATGCTCAAAGAACATGACTGGGTTAGGGTCTTCAATGGAGGCGTTTAGCAGGCCCTTGGCGTCATAGGGCGTTGACGGGTACACAATCTTGAGGCCGGGCGTGTGGAAAAACCAGGCCTCGTTGCTCTGCGAGTGGAACGGACCTGCCGCGGCGCCTGCGCCGGTAGGCATGCGCACCACCACATCGGCGTTCTGGCCCCAGCGGTAATGGCTCTTGGCCAGGTTATTCACGATCTGGTTAAAGCCGGCGGTCACAAAGTCAGCGAACTGCATCTCTACCACCGCTTTCTTTTTCTTGATGGACATGCCCAGGCCAATGCCCAGGATGGCGCTCTCGCACAGTGGTGTATTACGGATGCGTTCCTTCCCAAACTTCTCCACGAAGCCCTCGGTCACCTTGAACACCCCGCCGTACTCGGCTATGTCCTGGCCCATGATCACCAGCTCTGGGTAGCGCTCCAGGCTCTGGCGCAGGGCGTCTGAGATGGCGTCTACGTAGCGGCGTTCGGTGCGGCTGGTGTCTTTGGGTTTGATCTCCGTCTGGATGAACGGCTGGTACATGTCGGCAATCTCTTCCTTCACGTCTGGGGTAGGCATGGGCGTGTTGTGGGCAATCTCCAGCCCGCGCTCAATCTCCTCCTTGAACTCCTCCCTAATGGCGGCCATGGACTTTGGCGTAAGCACCTTCTCGTCCAGCAGGTATTTCTCAAAGTTCTCTACCGGGTCTTTCTTGCTCCAGCGCTCAAACAGCTCCTGCGGCACGTACTTGGTGCCCGAGGCTTCCTCATGGCCGCGCATCCTGAACGTCATGGCCTCAATGAGCATGGGGCGCGGGTTCTTTCTGATGCTGTAGGCCGCCTGGCGCACGGTGTCATAGACTTCCAGCACGTTGTTGCCGTCTATCTGCAGGGCATCAATGCCGTAGGCGGGGCCTTTGTCTATGAAGTACTGGCACTTGAACTGCTCGTTGCTGGGCGTGGAAAGGCCGTAGCCGTTGTTTTCTATAATGAAGATAACGGGCAGGCCCCACACGGCGGCTACGTTCAACGCCTCATGAAAATCGCCTTCGCTGGCGCCGCCGTCACCGCTGTACACCAGGGTTACTTTCTCGCGCTTATCCAGCATCTCGGCCAGGGCAATACCATCGGCCACAGCTAGCTGCGGGCCCAGGTGGGAAATCATGCCCACAATGTGGTGTTCGTTGGTGCCGAAGTGGAAGGACCGGTCTCTGCCTTTGGTAAAACCGGTGCGCTTGCCCTGGAACTGCGCGAAAAGACGGTCCAGGGGAATCTGGCGGCAGGTGAACACGCCCAGGTTGCGGTGCAGGGGAAGGATGTATTCGTCCTCGTCCAGGGCCAGGGTGGAGCCCACCGAGATGGCTTCCTGGCCGATGCCCGAGAACCACTTGCTTACTTTGCCCTGACGCAGCAGAATGAGCATTTTTTCCTCAATCATGCGGGGCTTGAGAATGCCGCGGTACAGGTGCAGCAGGTCGTCGTCGGTGTATTCTTTGCGGTTAAATTTCATGGTCTTCGCGGTTGGGGCGAGTCGTAAATTTAGCGCAATAGCCCATGTGTAGGAAGGATTGCCCCGGTTATTTTTACTTTTCGCGTTTTAGGCCTGTTTTACCCAAATCAGGTGAAAAACGAACCGAAACCGCCCTTTGGTCTGCCTTGCCCCGTCAGTTACCTTATTTTAAAGCGGGGAAAGCGTGAAAATTACCTTCTTCGGTACAAGCCCCAGGCATAAGCGTGGCGCAAGAAGCTGGTGGAAAGTAGGTATAGAGACGGACTGTAAAAAGGGGAAAGAATAAGAAGTAGAAGATGGGTCAACGTGTAGAAAAAACTGTTCCCAAAGCAAAGACCCTTTTACGTAAATAGCCCCGCTCCCTCTCCATGGAAAGGCAACGGGGCTATTGTTTTAGCAGGTTGGTCTTCTTTATTTCACGGCCTTGACAATGGCTTCGGTCTGTTCATTGGAAGGCGTCATGTTAAAGCTGAGCACGTTTATTTTCCAGGAATCGCCTACTTTGGTTAAGTGGCTCACCAGTCGCCACGGAATGTTGGGGGTGTAGACATTCATCTTGAATTGCTCTACCACGGTGGCCGAGGTGCCA
This Rufibacter radiotolerans DNA region includes the following protein-coding sequences:
- a CDS encoding OmpA family protein translates to MSTIYKSLLLTFLAGSLALGGCQTTRKADRLYENYDYSLAIEEYQEVFSEKTPDLKGAQRLADAYRLTGRTKEAEEWYAKVVAMPEADPINMYYFAEALRSNGKYFEAKTQYQNYAMKVPAEAAKANAKAQASDAALKLLEEPASAIVVNETAINSGNADFSPTVYDQGILFTSDRGGNVSSNKDIDAGTYGWTGRPYLQMFYAQRNADSTWQMPVIAGSTLNSIYHDGPAVLDSANTTMYFTRTHMVEKKQKDINVDPTSWVKKALSSDYVNRLEIFSARRDGSSWSDVKPFAYNKVEEYSVGHPALSPDGQVLYFVSDQPGGYGDTDIYYAELQPDGSWGKPMNAGNMVNTVGKEMFPGFDQNGNLYFSSDSHPGFGGLDVFKTRGSRATWSKPENLYAPVNSPKDDFGMVFMRGATNAQSGYLSSNRDSNNGTDDIYSFKLLSNAVLFVTTLERVQVKGKRSINQPLTDVRLKLTPQNTQDSTVAFSDRNGEYKFGVQKGTTYNLVGDKYGFLTQSALVKIDTVKLADTTRVTLIFDKSQKNQAIAMDNIYYDLDKWDIRPDAAKELDKLVQMLKDNPSIKIELGSHTDSREGLGYNQVLSERRAQSAVEYLVTQGISRNRLTWKGYGETVLVNGCADGVECTEDQHQQNRRTEFKIK
- a CDS encoding PorP/SprF family type IX secretion system membrane protein, producing MKRIIIVMLTLLASTASSWAQHRSQFSQYIFNQLVINPAYAGSKETLTLNAFHRTQWTGLKGAPNTQTFSIDGLTKNERIGLGFHATRDEIFAQNRKNLEVDAAVKLPVSETGILSFGLAAGISHFAVDGSKLITGNDQMDPAVIAAQKETTWSPSLKAGIFYHTERFYAGVSVTDLLGIDKDINYDPERHYFFNIGYVADISHNIKVKPSIMLKENFDGPTNVDFNAFFLFGERIWLGASYRTAMNIFKNDFEAKGLSSKDALVAMAELFVTKRMRLGYAYDFTLHGNLNDLSTHEISVGYSFLKKEPTKMVTPRYF
- a CDS encoding ice-binding family protein, which translates into the protein MNKLLLVIAALFAISSTTYAQTLTAPSLGMAGEFAVLGSNAVNSTGSSIIYGDLGTSPGLLVTGFPTGIVLGDTERGTVAAATAKSDVVRVYNELAQFTPTQNLTGQTLGAGFIPSEAAVRGTTLTRGVYRFDGNARISGRLKFDGQSNPGSVFIIQVNGDLVIDAGSAINVINANPNNVFFRVTGNVTIGTGGLIGTPSTLSGNIIAQNNALLSLCTTLVGRVLSTSGDITLNNNNISLPEPIGSSGGGGGGGGTGTANLSITKTANGSTFVIGDNVIYTIRVTNSGAADATNVTVEDKLPAGLTFVPPADADRGTYDANTGIWTIGTLPANQTATLRLTAKTTAIGEITNIAVIGNGGGTDQATICVRPARPNVVGAQEVCTGGSVTYTVSNVSAGVTNLAIVVPMNSGLTIESQSLTGFTIRAGANTAPGTYALTVVAVTTGNCQNSQAFPIELIVRAAPATPVITSPATALCAGATYQYSIAQPEAGVTYTWTVTGTGWERISAATGTTVQVKAGTGLGKVTVVASNPCGTATASTPDVTPGAAPATPVIVDNSGPCTGLTYSISNPTAGVTYTWTAPAGFTFTDNSTTMTGTSVTLKATNANAVGTLTVTASNATGSTCPSAAASVEVRAADAGTEIVIPTVFSPNGDGINDSFVIRNLLNFPDNDLTVYNRWGNEIFKTKNYRNNWMATGLEEATYFYVLRVRGCDGKDQVFRGPVQVVR
- the lipA gene encoding lipoyl synthase, with amino-acid sequence MIALPVIQPAEAQTKPRKPDWLRVKLPVGKEYAKVRQLVDTYKLHTICESGNCPNMGECWGAGTATFMILGNVCTRSCSFCAVATGRPTEYDLDEPRRVAEAIQLMGVKHAVITSVNRDELKDRGAAVWHETIALIKQLSPETTIETLIPDVKANWEALEVMISAGQEVVSHNIETVKNLYRQVRPQAKYDRSMEQLRRIKEYGKRTKTGIMLGLGETQEQVYEAMDDLAAVGLDILTLGQYLQPTKMHLEVAEFIHPDLFAHYKEEGLRRGLKYVESGPLVRSSYHAERHVHV
- a CDS encoding OsmC family protein; its protein translation is MSSMTLTYSGQLRTQGTHVASGNTVITDAPLDNNGRGEAYSPTDLVCSALGSCMMTIMGIVAERNAIDLTGMHMAITKKMAADPRRIAEIVLEVQMPARIFSDKEKALLENAARTCPVALSLHPDTTQTVTFLYA
- the ytxJ gene encoding bacillithiol system redox-active protein YtxJ, whose translation is MQWHHLTSIDQLTQIKEESKEQPVVIFKHSTHCSISATAKSRLERQWADADLGQVKPYYLDLIANRPISNEIAQVFEVRHESPQLLLIKDGQCHYHGSHLSINLQEVKKRSV
- a CDS encoding alpha-ketoacid dehydrogenase subunit alpha/beta; translation: MKFNRKEYTDDDLLHLYRGILKPRMIEEKMLILLRQGKVSKWFSGIGQEAISVGSTLALDEDEYILPLHRNLGVFTCRQIPLDRLFAQFQGKRTGFTKGRDRSFHFGTNEHHIVGMISHLGPQLAVADGIALAEMLDKREKVTLVYSGDGGASEGDFHEALNVAAVWGLPVIFIIENNGYGLSTPSNEQFKCQYFIDKGPAYGIDALQIDGNNVLEVYDTVRQAAYSIRKNPRPMLIEAMTFRMRGHEEASGTKYVPQELFERWSKKDPVENFEKYLLDEKVLTPKSMAAIREEFKEEIERGLEIAHNTPMPTPDVKEEIADMYQPFIQTEIKPKDTSRTERRYVDAISDALRQSLERYPELVIMGQDIAEYGGVFKVTEGFVEKFGKERIRNTPLCESAILGIGLGMSIKKKKAVVEMQFADFVTAGFNQIVNNLAKSHYRWGQNADVVVRMPTGAGAAAGPFHSQSNEAWFFHTPGLKIVYPSTPYDAKGLLNASIEDPNPVMFFEHKLLYRSIAEPVPDDYYTLEIGRARLVQEGTDFSIITYGMGVHWAKQLLQTMPDVSADVLDLRTLLPWDKEAVRQTVHKTGRVIVLHEDTLTGGIGAEIAAWISENCFTQLDGPVIRVGSLDTAIPFAPPLEQEFLPVKRLREKVEALLSF